In Rickettsiales bacterium, a genomic segment contains:
- a CDS encoding quinone-dependent dihydroorotate dehydrogenase: MDYYSVIGRFARMMPAETAHNAAIAALKNGLVPPARKAEFPSLASEVFGLSFASPVGMAAGFDKHAEAVDALLAQGFGFVEAGTVTPLPQSGNPKPRLFRLPEDEAVINRFGFNSHGMHVFVKNLEKRRRAGIVGANIGKNKDSLDAVHDYATLLEGVYDKVDYITVNISSPNTVGLRDLQRKEALSGLVMEVENRRTKLALAHKKRKPLLYKIAPDLSDRDKEDIVEVALAHNIDGLIVTNTTVSRPLGLSSCHANETGGLSGRPLFELSTQTLRDIYRLSEGKIPLIGVGGIGSAEDAYTKIKAGASLVQLYTALVYKGFGLVREINEGVAGMLQRDGFKHIREAIGAEHR; encoded by the coding sequence ATGGATTATTACTCAGTAATCGGCCGTTTCGCCCGAATGATGCCCGCAGAAACCGCACATAATGCAGCCATTGCGGCTTTGAAGAACGGCCTGGTGCCGCCAGCACGTAAGGCGGAGTTCCCCTCGCTTGCGTCCGAAGTATTCGGGCTTTCATTCGCAAGCCCTGTCGGTATGGCCGCGGGATTCGATAAACATGCTGAAGCAGTGGACGCTTTGCTGGCGCAGGGATTCGGCTTCGTAGAAGCGGGCACGGTGACGCCGTTGCCCCAGTCCGGAAATCCGAAACCGCGCCTGTTCCGCCTGCCGGAAGATGAAGCCGTGATCAACCGGTTTGGTTTCAACAGCCACGGAATGCATGTATTTGTGAAGAACCTGGAGAAACGCAGGCGGGCGGGAATCGTCGGCGCGAATATCGGCAAGAATAAGGATTCGCTGGATGCCGTGCATGATTATGCCACGCTGCTGGAAGGCGTGTATGATAAGGTGGATTACATCACCGTCAACATTTCCTCGCCAAACACGGTAGGCTTGCGTGACTTGCAGCGCAAAGAGGCGCTTTCCGGGCTGGTGATGGAGGTGGAAAACCGCCGCACGAAACTCGCGCTGGCGCATAAGAAACGCAAACCTTTGCTTTACAAGATTGCGCCCGATCTCTCTGACCGCGATAAGGAAGATATTGTCGAAGTGGCGCTGGCGCATAATATCGACGGGCTGATCGTCACCAACACTACCGTTTCACGTCCGCTGGGCCTAAGCAGCTGCCATGCGAACGAGACCGGAGGTTTGAGCGGAAGGCCCCTGTTTGAGCTTTCCACGCAGACACTGCGCGATATTTACCGCCTGTCGGAAGGTAAGATCCCGCTGATCGGTGTAGGGGGTATCGGCTCGGCGGAAGATGCCTACACAAAGATCAAGGCAGGTGCTTCGCTTGTGCAGCTCTATACGGCCCTCGTCTATAAAGGATTTGGGCTGGTACGCGAGATTAATGAGGGGGTTGCCGGGATGCTTCAGCGCGATGGCTTTAAGCATATCCGCGAAGCTATCGGGGCGGAACATCGTTAA
- a CDS encoding DNA-deoxyinosine glycosylase: MQCTGFDAVADKDARVLILGTLPGAESLRQGEYYALRHNSFWWIMGELVGAFPELPYTERLAQLKRHGIALWDVCHSALRPGSLDSNIAPDSIIANDFAGFFAPHKEVAHIFFNGQKANELFRRKVTSLPARAAAIPHTVLPSTSPARANITRAQKLEQWRKALGEYIVR; this comes from the coding sequence ATGCAATGCACCGGATTTGACGCTGTAGCGGACAAGGATGCACGGGTGCTTATTCTGGGCACGCTGCCGGGCGCTGAGTCGCTGCGGCAGGGCGAATATTACGCGCTCAGGCATAACAGTTTCTGGTGGATCATGGGTGAGCTTGTCGGCGCGTTTCCTGAACTGCCCTATACTGAACGGCTGGCGCAGCTGAAACGACATGGTATTGCATTATGGGATGTCTGCCATTCGGCGCTCAGGCCGGGAAGCCTCGATTCCAATATTGCGCCTGACAGCATTATCGCCAATGACTTCGCCGGATTTTTTGCGCCGCACAAAGAAGTAGCGCACATCTTCTTCAACGGGCAGAAGGCGAATGAATTGTTCCGGCGCAAAGTGACTTCCCTGCCTGCTCGCGCCGCTGCGATTCCTCATACAGTGCTGCCTTCCACCAGCCCCGCCCGCGCCAACATCACGCGCGCACAAAAATTGGAGCAATGGCGTAAAGCGCTTGGCGAATATATTGTCCGTTAG
- a CDS encoding tetratricopeptide repeat protein: MQQTPSSNDRLTQAMALHQAGNLDEAEKLYRQLLAASPKNADVLTLLGVIEIQRGAPAKAIKFLDKAIAANPKHAMAYHNYGSALAMQHKYREALVKYDAALSHNAENPDTYYSRATVLFSLKRFQEAVESCQKALTFAPENAVACNTCAAALLQLKRYEEALAYCDRAIMLQPGYANAHNNRAIILQRLKRYEEALESCDRALTLSPNHAEAHSTRGSILRNLKRYDEALASCDKALGIIPGFAEAHNNRGNALLGLRRYEEAYAAYHAALASKPDYAEAHSNLGFILQNLQRYSAALIEYERAIALQPDYAEAQIHRALLKLLLGEFEEGWREYEWRWKHADTSSADARPFEQPLWLGAEPLAGKTILLHSEQGFGDTLQFCRYASMVEALGANVIMEVQAPLVQIVSSVADYSGQVMETQCFTGEFDFHCPLMSLPHAFKTTVETVPAQVPYLHAPPATLLEWQARLGAKTRPRIGIAWSGAAKHVNDHNRSIALHLLQPLLEMDFEFFSLQKEVRESDAAFLASSSITHLAHELRDFSDTAALASEMDLVISVDTSLVHLAGALGKKTWVLLPVVPDYRWLLDREDSPWYPTARLFRQQEINDWGGVIARVVEALRHTPPDAV, encoded by the coding sequence ATGCAACAGACTCCTTCCAGTAACGATCGCTTAACCCAGGCCATGGCGCTGCACCAGGCGGGGAATCTTGATGAGGCGGAGAAGCTTTACCGGCAGTTGCTGGCCGCTTCCCCGAAGAATGCGGATGTGCTGACGCTGCTCGGTGTGATTGAGATTCAGCGCGGTGCGCCTGCGAAAGCTATAAAATTTCTGGATAAGGCTATCGCCGCTAACCCTAAACATGCGATGGCGTATCATAATTACGGCAGCGCGCTGGCCATGCAGCATAAATATCGCGAGGCGCTTGTTAAATACGATGCCGCCCTTTCCCATAACGCAGAAAATCCCGACACGTACTACAGTCGCGCAACGGTGCTATTCAGCCTGAAGCGGTTTCAGGAGGCCGTAGAAAGTTGCCAGAAGGCGCTCACCTTTGCTCCTGAAAATGCAGTTGCCTGCAATACCTGCGCTGCCGCCCTGCTGCAGCTGAAACGGTATGAAGAGGCGCTGGCTTATTGCGACCGCGCGATCATGCTGCAGCCCGGTTATGCGAACGCCCATAACAACCGCGCCATTATCCTGCAGCGATTGAAGCGATATGAGGAAGCGCTGGAGAGCTGCGACCGCGCTCTCACCCTATCTCCCAATCATGCGGAAGCGCATAGCACGCGCGGTTCCATCCTGCGGAACCTGAAGCGCTATGATGAAGCGCTGGCAAGCTGCGATAAGGCGCTGGGCATTATACCCGGCTTCGCAGAAGCGCATAATAACCGCGGGAATGCTCTGCTGGGCTTAAGAAGGTATGAGGAGGCATACGCCGCTTATCATGCCGCGCTCGCAAGCAAACCCGATTATGCAGAAGCGCATAGCAATCTCGGTTTCATTCTCCAGAATCTGCAGCGCTACAGCGCAGCGCTCATAGAGTATGAGAGAGCTATCGCGCTCCAGCCGGATTATGCGGAAGCCCAGATTCACAGGGCCCTGCTCAAGCTGCTGCTCGGAGAGTTCGAGGAGGGCTGGAGGGAATATGAATGGCGCTGGAAACATGCCGACACCAGCAGCGCCGATGCGAGGCCGTTCGAACAGCCTCTGTGGCTAGGCGCGGAACCGCTTGCGGGCAAGACCATCCTGCTGCATTCGGAACAGGGATTCGGGGATACGCTGCAATTCTGCCGCTATGCTTCCATGGTGGAAGCGCTGGGAGCCAATGTCATAATGGAGGTGCAGGCTCCGCTGGTTCAGATTGTCTCCAGTGTCGCCGATTATTCCGGGCAGGTGATGGAAACACAGTGTTTCACGGGAGAATTTGATTTTCACTGCCCGCTCATGAGCCTGCCGCATGCTTTTAAAACCACCGTTGAAACCGTTCCGGCGCAAGTGCCTTATCTGCATGCCCCCCCTGCAACGCTGCTTGAATGGCAGGCGCGGCTCGGAGCGAAAACGCGGCCGAGAATCGGCATCGCATGGTCGGGCGCCGCCAAGCATGTGAACGACCATAACCGCAGCATTGCGCTGCATCTGCTGCAGCCCCTGCTGGAGATGGATTTTGAGTTTTTCTCACTACAGAAAGAAGTGCGGGAAAGCGACGCGGCGTTTCTTGCGTCCTCTTCGATTACGCATCTTGCTCATGAGCTGAGAGATTTCTCCGATACGGCGGCGCTGGCATCCGAGATGGATCTGGTGATATCGGTGGATACATCGCTGGTGCATCTGGCGGGCGCGCTTGGAAAGAAGACGTGGGTGTTGCTGCCCGTTGTGCCGGATTACCGCTGGCTGCTGGACCGGGAAGACAGCCCTTGGTATCCCACGGCACGGCTTTTCCGGCAGCAGGAAATCAACGACTGGGGCGGCGTTATCGCGCGCGTTGTAGAAGCATTACGCCATACTCCACCCGATGCTGTTTAA
- a CDS encoding helix-turn-helix domain-containing protein, with product MAPKQQFRDVRDYSDIRCPMHGLLTLLTGPWTTYILWLIHQNGPMRFGQIKKQMPAISAKVLTDRLRMLEDAGILNRHAEATIPPRVSYSFTKRGHELNDLLDHINELAISWATPGRKKA from the coding sequence ATGGCTCCCAAGCAGCAATTCCGCGATGTCCGCGACTATAGCGATATACGATGCCCCATGCATGGGCTGCTGACGTTACTCACCGGCCCGTGGACCACATATATTTTATGGCTTATCCATCAGAACGGCCCGATGCGTTTCGGTCAGATCAAGAAACAGATGCCCGCGATCTCCGCTAAAGTGCTGACCGACCGCCTGCGCATGCTGGAAGATGCCGGAATCCTGAACCGGCACGCGGAAGCGACCATCCCGCCCCGGGTGAGCTACAGCTTTACCAAGCGCGGCCATGAACTCAACGACCTGCTGGACCACATCAACGAGCTTGCGATTTCATGGGCCACACCGGGCCGGAAGAAGGCGTAG
- the gstA gene encoding glutathione transferase GstA produces the protein MKLYYTPGVCSLSPHIILCEAGFPFTLEKVDLKTKKTSSGKDFNQINPKSVVPVLELDNGEILTEGPAIVQYLADLKPEANLAPQSGTMERVRLQEWLNFISTDMHKSHWAIFHVAEAGEQAKQAYIGKIKKNYDFVADKLKGKQYLLGDQFTVADAYLFTILTWHKAVVTDLLAWPVLVDYMKRVSARPHVQEALEAEGASAKAA, from the coding sequence ATGAAGCTATATTACACCCCCGGCGTTTGCTCCCTTTCCCCGCATATCATATTGTGTGAAGCGGGGTTTCCCTTCACGCTCGAAAAGGTGGATCTGAAAACCAAGAAAACCAGTTCGGGCAAGGATTTCAATCAGATCAATCCCAAATCCGTGGTGCCGGTGCTGGAGTTGGATAACGGGGAAATTCTGACGGAAGGTCCGGCCATCGTGCAGTATCTGGCCGACCTGAAACCGGAAGCGAACCTCGCTCCCCAATCCGGCACGATGGAGCGCGTGCGCCTGCAGGAATGGCTGAATTTTATCAGTACCGATATGCACAAATCCCATTGGGCGATCTTCCATGTTGCGGAAGCCGGGGAACAGGCAAAACAGGCCTATATCGGCAAGATCAAGAAAAACTACGATTTCGTTGCGGATAAGCTTAAAGGAAAACAGTACCTGCTGGGCGACCAGTTCACCGTCGCGGATGCGTATCTGTTCACCATCCTGACCTGGCATAAGGCTGTGGTGACCGATCTTTTAGCCTGGCCGGTGTTGGTGGATTATATGAAACGCGTCTCCGCCCGCCCGCATGTGCAAGAAGCACTGGAGGCAGAAGGCGCCAGCGCCAAAGCGGCTTAA
- a CDS encoding HlyD family type I secretion periplasmic adaptor subunit has protein sequence MKKLLVHLPSKWIRKGAEQAQAGWEAVDGTRRLEHLVKKAETALDIATSKSHKTEFLPAALEIIETPPSPAGRMVAGSIISFFVIALLWAIFGSVDIIATATGKIIPTGRIKLIQPLDSGVIRAIHVQDGQKVKAGDVLIEIDTTISEAERDRLKGETMQAMLDVARLKAAAAFESGKKDDGFVAPEGATDAQITLQETLLHNQLDEIRAKLDGLDRQITQHEGDRDSVKATIAKLHDSIPYLEKRSAARDYLAKKGYGSKLEALSTKQDLIEHQGDLQVQQGKLAEAEATVAALHEQRKQTEAEYRHTTLKDLAEAEQKADSLQQQLVQAAQKYRLQTLTAPVDGTVQQLVVHTVGGVVTPAQQLLAIVPATSHLEIEAMVKNHDIGFVHAGQKAEIKIDTFNFTEYGLLHGEVESVSRDSITQEKPPGDKKQPNGASDSSSEPAGQELLYAARVSLDKTAMPVDGQLVNLEPGMAVTVEIKTGSRHIIQYLLSPLRRHTHDAFREQ, from the coding sequence ATGAAAAAACTATTAGTACATCTGCCCTCCAAATGGATTCGTAAAGGCGCTGAACAGGCGCAGGCAGGCTGGGAAGCTGTAGACGGAACCCGCAGGCTGGAACATCTGGTCAAGAAGGCCGAGACTGCGTTGGATATTGCCACCTCCAAATCGCACAAAACCGAGTTCCTCCCGGCGGCGCTTGAAATTATCGAGACCCCTCCCTCTCCGGCCGGGCGCATGGTCGCGGGCAGTATCATCTCTTTCTTCGTCATCGCACTGTTATGGGCTATTTTCGGATCGGTCGATATTATTGCGACTGCCACCGGTAAAATTATTCCTACTGGACGTATCAAACTCATCCAGCCGCTGGATAGCGGTGTTATTCGCGCCATCCATGTGCAGGACGGGCAGAAGGTTAAAGCGGGTGATGTGTTGATTGAGATCGACACGACCATCAGCGAAGCGGAACGCGACCGCCTGAAAGGCGAAACCATGCAGGCCATGCTCGATGTCGCAAGGCTCAAGGCCGCGGCAGCATTTGAATCCGGCAAAAAGGATGACGGCTTTGTTGCCCCTGAAGGTGCAACTGATGCCCAGATCACATTGCAGGAAACGCTGCTGCATAATCAGCTGGATGAAATCCGCGCCAAGCTGGATGGGCTTGACCGTCAGATTACCCAGCATGAGGGAGATCGAGATTCGGTGAAAGCAACTATTGCCAAACTGCATGACAGTATTCCTTATCTGGAAAAGCGTTCTGCCGCTCGCGACTACCTGGCCAAGAAAGGCTACGGCTCCAAGCTTGAAGCACTCAGCACAAAGCAGGATCTGATCGAGCATCAGGGCGACCTGCAGGTGCAGCAGGGCAAACTGGCAGAAGCAGAGGCTACGGTCGCGGCACTGCATGAACAACGCAAGCAGACGGAAGCCGAATACCGTCATACGACATTGAAAGACCTTGCAGAAGCAGAACAGAAGGCTGACAGTCTGCAACAGCAGCTTGTGCAGGCCGCGCAGAAATACCGCCTGCAGACACTCACTGCTCCGGTAGACGGCACCGTGCAGCAGCTTGTCGTGCATACAGTCGGCGGGGTGGTGACGCCTGCCCAGCAGCTTCTTGCCATTGTGCCCGCCACGAGTCATCTGGAAATTGAAGCGATGGTGAAGAATCATGATATCGGTTTCGTCCATGCAGGACAGAAAGCGGAAATCAAGATCGATACGTTCAACTTTACCGAATATGGGTTACTGCATGGCGAAGTGGAATCCGTTTCCCGGGATTCGATCACGCAGGAAAAGCCTCCGGGTGATAAGAAGCAACCGAACGGCGCCAGTGACAGCAGCAGCGAACCCGCAGGGCAGGAATTGCTTTATGCCGCACGCGTCAGCCTGGATAAAACCGCTATGCCTGTGGATGGCCAGCTTGTGAATCTTGAACCCGGCATGGCTGTCACTGTGGAAATTAAGACTGGGTCTCGTCATATCATTCAGTACCTACTCTCCCCACTGCGGCGTCATACGCATGACGCTTTCAGGGAACAGTAA
- a CDS encoding type I secretion system permease/ATPase: MTEDSTELQHPTAIAALVLMLRFHGIAVEPEHLIHQYGKALGVTDLVRAAKELKLKVRAITSQWQELADLSLPVIAQRRDGSFVILAKISDDGALVHDPAIGAPQLLTREQFEEQWNGILILMARRAGLSELARRFDVTWFLQAMHKYRRLLSEVLVASFFLQLFALISPLFFQVVIDKVLVHRGMETLDVLVIGLVGISLFESALTALRTYVFSHTTSRIDVELGARLFRHLVALPIAYFESRRAGDSVARVRELENIRNFLTSSALTLVIDVFFTFVFLAVMAWYSLWLTFLVLASFPFYIVISACATPLFRQRLDEKFNRGAENQAFLVESITGIETLKATAVEPQMQRKWEEQIAGYVHASFRVLNLGNWASQGVQLVSKLVTAATLYFGAKAVIAGDLTIGELVAFNMLAGRVAQPVLRLAQLWQDFHQAKISIDRLGDILNAPPEPLFTPGRTALPAIKGTISFEHVGFRYRFDGPEILHNVNLTIQAGQVLGIVGSSGSGKSTFAKLAQRLYVPEKGRVLVDGVDLSMVDVSWLRRQIGVVLQENMLFNRSIRDNIALADPGMPIEQVVQAAQLAGAHEFILELPQGYDTPVGERGASLSGGQRQRIAIARALVTNPRILIFDEATSALDYESERIIQHNMQYIVKGRTVIIIAHRLSAVRHCDRIITIEKGHIVEDGPHDRLITQNGRYATLWNMQGG, from the coding sequence ATGACTGAAGATTCCACTGAGCTCCAGCACCCTACCGCCATCGCCGCACTGGTGTTGATGCTGCGCTTTCATGGGATCGCGGTGGAGCCGGAACATCTGATCCATCAATATGGTAAGGCACTCGGTGTGACCGACCTTGTACGCGCTGCGAAAGAACTTAAACTCAAGGTACGTGCTATTACCTCGCAATGGCAGGAGTTGGCCGATTTAAGTCTTCCTGTCATTGCCCAGCGCCGCGACGGCAGCTTTGTTATTTTAGCCAAAATTTCCGATGACGGTGCATTGGTGCACGATCCGGCCATCGGCGCACCGCAGCTGCTTACCCGCGAGCAATTCGAGGAGCAATGGAACGGCATACTGATTCTCATGGCACGCCGCGCTGGCCTATCCGAACTCGCGCGCCGATTCGATGTAACCTGGTTCCTGCAGGCCATGCATAAATACCGCCGTTTGCTGAGTGAGGTATTGGTTGCTTCATTCTTCCTGCAGCTTTTTGCCCTGATTTCACCGTTATTCTTCCAGGTGGTGATCGACAAGGTGCTGGTGCATCGCGGCATGGAAACACTCGACGTTCTGGTTATAGGCCTTGTGGGTATTTCACTGTTTGAAAGCGCACTAACGGCGCTGCGCACTTATGTATTTTCCCATACGACCAGCCGTATTGATGTTGAATTAGGCGCGCGCCTGTTCCGCCATCTCGTGGCGCTGCCGATTGCCTATTTTGAATCCCGCCGCGCAGGCGATAGTGTAGCGCGCGTGCGCGAGCTTGAGAACATCCGTAACTTCCTGACCAGTTCCGCCCTTACGCTTGTGATCGATGTGTTTTTCACCTTCGTCTTTCTCGCCGTCATGGCGTGGTATTCTTTGTGGCTGACTTTTCTCGTTCTCGCATCGTTCCCGTTTTATATTGTGATCTCGGCCTGTGCGACGCCGCTTTTCCGCCAGCGCCTAGATGAAAAATTCAATCGCGGCGCAGAGAACCAGGCGTTCCTCGTTGAAAGCATCACCGGCATTGAAACGCTGAAGGCTACGGCAGTGGAACCGCAGATGCAGCGCAAATGGGAAGAACAGATTGCCGGATACGTGCATGCAAGTTTCCGCGTGCTCAATCTCGGCAACTGGGCGAGCCAGGGCGTGCAGCTGGTCAGCAAGCTCGTAACAGCCGCAACACTTTATTTCGGCGCCAAGGCCGTGATTGCCGGGGATCTTACCATCGGTGAACTTGTCGCGTTCAACATGCTGGCAGGGCGTGTAGCACAGCCGGTATTGCGATTGGCGCAGCTCTGGCAGGATTTTCATCAGGCAAAAATCTCTATCGACCGACTCGGCGATATTCTTAATGCACCGCCGGAACCACTCTTTACTCCCGGACGCACTGCCCTGCCCGCTATCAAAGGCACGATCAGTTTCGAGCATGTCGGTTTCCGTTACCGTTTTGACGGCCCGGAAATCCTGCATAATGTGAACCTGACGATTCAGGCCGGACAGGTACTGGGGATTGTAGGTTCGTCCGGCTCCGGCAAATCGACTTTCGCGAAGCTGGCCCAGCGCCTTTATGTGCCGGAGAAAGGTCGCGTGCTAGTGGACGGCGTGGATCTTTCGATGGTGGATGTTTCCTGGCTGCGCCGTCAGATCGGCGTAGTGCTGCAGGAAAACATGCTGTTCAACCGCTCCATTCGCGACAATATTGCGCTGGCCGATCCCGGCATGCCGATTGAGCAGGTTGTTCAAGCTGCGCAGCTCGCAGGCGCGCATGAATTCATTCTTGAACTGCCACAAGGCTACGATACTCCCGTCGGCGAACGCGGAGCCAGCCTTTCCGGCGGCCAGCGCCAGCGCATCGCCATTGCCCGCGCGCTGGTGACAAACCCGCGCATCCTGATATTCGACGAAGCGACGAGCGCGCTGGATTATGAGAGCGAACGCATCATCCAGCATAACATGCAGTATATCGTCAAAGGACGCACGGTCATCATCATCGCCCATCGTCTTTCCGCCGTGCGCCATTGTGACCGCATCATCACGATTGAAAAAGGCCATATCGTCGAGGACGGCCCGCATGACCGGCTGATTACGCAGAATGGCCGCTACGCCACCCTCTGGAACATGCAGGGAGGTTAA
- a CDS encoding TolC family outer membrane protein produces MAVCPLAASAVETLESAWADAYGLNPSLQAQRAALRATDEQVSQALSHWRPSIDANAHVGRTWQRVPGLDVFGSGHYASEAHGGGVKLTQPIFRGFRTIEETEAAKQQVMEGRAKLQQAEQQLFLDTATTFLHLVRDQAILDAQRDNVQVLKDKLTETQVRYQHGDLTQTDVQQAQARLARGEVSRMQAENSVEEDRASYQRLIGHMPGTLSNKPAALALPATLEDTLQKIPHNPGVTSAEFAVEEEKAEVKLNKGSLLPEVNLVASRDRDWGQSSTIPGREDSSQVMVQATMPLYRSGEDYSRIRAAEQTLTQRKMELDEARHKATEDARNGWMSLLTARTASDADRNEVTADTKALKGVTIESKVGTRTMLDVLNAEQELLDAKIDLARSQHDEQLAMVQIRAAIGELTADQLKLPVTYYDPATHYNDVKGQWIGFSKDDAQYQVPTSGEQ; encoded by the coding sequence GTGGCAGTATGTCCCCTTGCAGCCAGTGCGGTGGAAACATTGGAAAGTGCATGGGCGGATGCATATGGACTTAATCCGTCCTTACAGGCACAGCGTGCCGCTCTTCGGGCCACGGATGAACAGGTCTCGCAGGCGCTGAGCCACTGGCGCCCAAGTATTGACGCAAATGCGCATGTCGGAAGAACCTGGCAGCGTGTGCCGGGACTGGATGTATTCGGCAGCGGACATTATGCCAGCGAGGCTCATGGAGGCGGTGTCAAACTGACCCAGCCGATTTTCCGCGGCTTCCGCACGATTGAAGAAACCGAAGCCGCCAAGCAGCAGGTGATGGAAGGTCGTGCCAAGCTCCAGCAGGCTGAGCAGCAATTATTTCTCGATACGGCCACAACCTTCCTGCATCTCGTACGCGATCAGGCGATTCTTGACGCCCAGCGCGACAACGTGCAGGTGCTGAAGGATAAGCTTACGGAAACGCAGGTGCGTTACCAGCATGGCGATCTTACCCAGACCGATGTGCAACAGGCGCAAGCCCGCCTTGCGCGCGGCGAAGTCAGCCGCATGCAGGCCGAAAATTCCGTGGAGGAAGACCGTGCCAGCTACCAGCGGCTCATAGGCCATATGCCGGGCACATTGAGCAATAAACCCGCCGCATTGGCATTGCCTGCGACACTGGAAGATACACTCCAGAAAATCCCCCATAATCCGGGCGTCACCAGTGCCGAATTCGCGGTTGAGGAGGAAAAGGCGGAGGTCAAACTTAACAAGGGCAGCCTGTTGCCGGAAGTGAATCTGGTTGCCAGTCGCGACCGCGACTGGGGACAGAGCAGCACGATTCCGGGCCGCGAGGATTCAAGCCAGGTGATGGTGCAGGCTACCATGCCGCTTTACCGTTCAGGAGAAGATTATTCGCGTATCCGCGCAGCCGAACAGACTTTGACGCAGCGCAAGATGGAGCTGGACGAAGCGCGCCATAAAGCAACAGAGGATGCCCGCAACGGCTGGATGTCCCTGCTCACAGCACGCACGGCAAGTGATGCCGATAGAAATGAAGTCACGGCTGACACCAAAGCACTCAAAGGCGTCACGATCGAATCCAAGGTCGGCACACGCACAATGCTCGACGTGCTCAATGCCGAGCAGGAATTACTCGATGCCAAAATCGATCTCGCCCGCTCACAGCATGACGAACAGCTTGCCATGGTGCAAATTCGTGCAGCTATCGGCGAACTGACGGCCGATCAGCTTAAGCTTCCGGTTACTTATTATGATCCTGCAACGCATTATAACGATGTTAAAGGCCAGTGGATCGGGTTCAGCAAGGATGATGCCCAGTATCAGGTTCCTACTTCCGGTGAGCAATAA